Sequence from the Pseudomonadota bacterium genome:
ATGCCGCTCGACAATACCGCCAGCTGGGGCGTGTCCGAGCGCGCCGCGCGGCTGCACGCCGAGTCGCTGGTCTGGGACGAGCATGGCGGCTTCGGCTACACCACTGCATCAGTCCTGAAGGACCTGGAACGCTGGGGCTCATCCGGCATCGACTATCTCTCGATCAATGCCGGCTATGACGTGATGCCCTGGACCAAAACCTTGGAAGCCACCTCGCAGTATCGCCACTGGATCCGCACCCATCCCGAGATCGTGCTGCAGGTCGAGACCGTCGCCGACATCCACCGCGCCCGCAAGGAAGGCAAGCTCGCAGTCACCTTCGATCTCGAAGGCATGGACGCGCTCAATGGCGACATCGGCATGGTCGACCTCTACTACCGGCTCGGCGTGCGCCACATGCTGTTCGCCTACAACCGCAACAACTTGGCCGGCGGCGGCTGCCACGACGAGGACATCGGCTTGACCGAGTTCGGCCGCCAGGTGGTGCGCGAGATGAACCGGGTCGGCATGGTCGTCGATTGCTCGCATTGCTCCTACAAGACCTCGATGGAGGCGATCGGGCTGTCCGAGGCGCCGGTCATCTATAGCCATGCCAATGCGCGCAAGCTCTGCGACCACGAGCGCAACATCTGGGACGACCAGATCAAGGCCTGTGCGGCGACCGGCGGCGTCATCGGCGTCACCGGTGTCGGCCGCTTCCTCGGGCCCGACGGGCCGACGGTCGAGCACCTGGCCCAGCACATCGACTACATGGTCGAGCTCGTGGGCCCGGATCACGTCGGCTTCGGCATGGACAGCGTGCTGCATGCCCACAAGCCGAACCAGCCCTGGCCCTCCTCCCGCTCGCGCGAATACTGGCCCGAGCGGCAATATCCCGACAGCGGATCCGGCTATGTGCCGCCCGAGGAGGCGCCGCGCCTGACCCAAGCTCTCCTGGAGCGCGGCTATGGCGAGACCGACATCCGCAATATCCTAGGCGGCAACTTCCTCAGGGTGGCGGAGACGGTTTGGAAATAGGCCCCCTGGAAATGGGCTCGTTGGAGGTAGGCTAGCGTCTGATCCGACGAGGTTCGATCACCCCCTCACCCTACCCTCTCCCCCAATGGGGGAGAGGGTTGCGAAGGCTTGGCGAGGCGAAGCCGAGCCTAGCCGAAGCTGGGTGAGGGGGATTCCACGCCATCGGATCAGACTATAGGCGGCGCTCAAACTGCGACCGTCTTCGAACCAGGGGGGTGCCCGCCATGGCTAGACCGGATATTCGTGAGCGTCTCGCGACCGGAGCGCCGCTGGTGCTCGACGGCGCCATGGGATCGGAGCTGCAGCGGCGCCGGGTCTGGGTCTCCCATGGCGCCACCGCGGACAAGCTCGGCGCCTGGTCGGCCACCGCCATGCGCGATGCCCCCGAGACTGTGCGCGAGATCCATGAGGATTATTTCAAGGCCGGCGCCGACATCGCCACCACCAACAGCTTCTGGACCAACTCGCTCAAGCTGGGCCTCGTCGGCCTCGGCGACAAGGCGGCGGAGTATACCCGCCAAGCCGGCGAGATCGCCGTCGAGGCGCGCGATCGGTTGCGTCCGGACGCCTATGTCGCCGGCGGCATGGCGCCGCCCCGTGGCGGTCGCGTGCCGGTCGATCCCATCGATCTGCCCAGGGAGTTCGCCATGCAGGCGCGCGCCCTCAAGGAGGGTGGGGTCGATTTGCTGCTGGTCGAATATATCGGCTATGTCGACGATATCGTCGCCGCTATCGACGCGGTCAAGCCGGTCGGTCTGCCGATCATGATCGGGATCCGGCACGTCACCCCGGAGGGCAACATGCAATTGGGCGAAACCTACGATCAGCTCGTGGCCGCCCTCGGCCCGCGCAAAGTCGACGCCATGCTGCTCATGTGCAGCAGCCCCGGGTCCATCTCGGCCGGCCTGCCGAAGCTGCGCCGGGCCTACTCGGGTCCCATCGGCGCCTACCCCAACATCGGCTACCGCCGCGCCAGCGAGGCGTTCGATCAGGGCCGTCAGTGGCACCAGCTCGATACCACGACCTATACGCCTCAAAATCTCGCCCAGGATGGCGCCACCTGGCTCGCCATGGGCGCCCAGATCGTCGGTGGCTGCTGTGCCACGACACCCGACCATATCGCAGCCCTTCGCGCCGTGGTTCCAAGGAGCGCGCCATGAGGCGGCTCGAGTAGGCGCGTCCCTTACGCCTGCCGCTCGGACAGGAAGCGGCTGAGGAACGCTTGCAGGCGTGGGTTCTGCGGCCGGACGAGCATCGCCTCGGGCGTCCCCATCTCGCTGATCGCCCCGGAATCCATGAAGCACACGGTGTCGGCGATGTCGCGCGCGAACGCCATCTCGTGGGTGACCACGACCATGGTGGTGCCGTCGACGGCGAGCCGCTTGATCACGTTCAGCACCTCGCTCACCAGTTCGGGGTCGAGCGCCGAGGTCACCTCGTCGAACAGCATGACGTTCGGTTGCATGGCGAGCGCGCGGGCGATCGCCACTCGCTGCGCCTGGCCGCCCGAGAGCTGCGAGGGATAGACGCCGGCCTTTTCCGCCAAGCCGACCTTGCGCAAGAGGTCGATGGCGAGATCGCGCGCCTCCGCGAGCTTGGTGCCTTTCACCACGACCGGACCCTCCATGACGTT
This genomic interval carries:
- a CDS encoding membrane dipeptidase, translating into MPLDNTASWGVSERAARLHAESLVWDEHGGFGYTTASVLKDLERWGSSGIDYLSINAGYDVMPWTKTLEATSQYRHWIRTHPEIVLQVETVADIHRARKEGKLAVTFDLEGMDALNGDIGMVDLYYRLGVRHMLFAYNRNNLAGGGCHDEDIGLTEFGRQVVREMNRVGMVVDCSHCSYKTSMEAIGLSEAPVIYSHANARKLCDHERNIWDDQIKACAATGGVIGVTGVGRFLGPDGPTVEHLAQHIDYMVELVGPDHVGFGMDSVLHAHKPNQPWPSSRSREYWPERQYPDSGSGYVPPEEAPRLTQALLERGYGETDIRNILGGNFLRVAETVWK
- a CDS encoding homocysteine S-methyltransferase family protein → MARPDIRERLATGAPLVLDGAMGSELQRRRVWVSHGATADKLGAWSATAMRDAPETVREIHEDYFKAGADIATTNSFWTNSLKLGLVGLGDKAAEYTRQAGEIAVEARDRLRPDAYVAGGMAPPRGGRVPVDPIDLPREFAMQARALKEGGVDLLLVEYIGYVDDIVAAIDAVKPVGLPIMIGIRHVTPEGNMQLGETYDQLVAALGPRKVDAMLLMCSSPGSISAGLPKLRRAYSGPIGAYPNIGYRRASEAFDQGRQWHQLDTTTYTPQNLAQDGATWLAMGAQIVGGCCATTPDHIAALRAVVPRSAP
- a CDS encoding amino acid ABC transporter ATP-binding protein; this translates as MIRITELHKHYGDLHALKGVSLQVPKGGKCFVIGPSGCGKSTLLRCINLLEDPSSGSIEVGDDVMRFGPGHRMPPGRVLARYRSHVGMVFQQFNLFPHKTAIENVMEGPVVVKGTKLAEARDLAIDLLRKVGLAEKAGVYPSQLSGGQAQRVAIARALAMQPNVMLFDEVTSALDPELVSEVLNVIKRLAVDGTTMVVVTHEMAFARDIADTVCFMDSGAISEMGTPEAMLVRPQNPRLQAFLSRFLSERQA